The following are from one region of the Variovorax sp. V213 genome:
- a CDS encoding DUF6806 family protein has translation MPRYNAPFEIHVHGDVPLRSDVTFDQIQEALKPLWAYSGAKSLADGATSTYEEEPGIRFEQKDHMLQMCWTVPGDDDFRQALDEMCMALNELSERGAAIEVTFYDTDFDEEEGDPDEESRDDFLMLFVGPNPAAIMQVQRDLLVEDVVNLMERHFDGAELGGVVSEIDRLFSDRFDALVNSLEIGKRPRGTGGSGSGGGHGGGRRPRHLH, from the coding sequence ATGCCTCGTTACAACGCTCCATTTGAAATTCATGTGCACGGCGACGTGCCGCTGCGGTCTGACGTCACCTTCGACCAGATCCAGGAAGCACTCAAGCCGCTGTGGGCCTATTCGGGCGCCAAGTCGCTGGCCGACGGCGCCACGAGCACCTACGAAGAAGAGCCCGGCATCCGTTTCGAGCAGAAGGACCACATGCTCCAGATGTGCTGGACGGTGCCAGGCGACGACGACTTTCGCCAGGCGCTCGACGAGATGTGCATGGCGCTGAATGAACTGTCGGAACGCGGTGCCGCCATCGAGGTCACCTTCTACGACACCGACTTCGACGAGGAAGAGGGCGACCCCGACGAAGAATCGCGCGACGATTTCCTGATGCTGTTCGTGGGCCCCAATCCGGCCGCGATCATGCAGGTGCAGCGCGACCTGCTGGTGGAAGATGTCGTCAACCTGATGGAACGCCACTTCGATGGTGCCGAGCTTGGCGGCGTGGTGTCCGAGATCGACCGCCTCTTCAGCGACCGCTTCGATGCCCTCGTGAATTCGCTCGAGATCGGCAAGCGCCCGCGCGGCACCGGCGGCAGTGGCAGCGGCGGTGGGCATGGCGGCGGCCGCCGTCCGCGCCACCTGCACTGA